A region from the Aegilops tauschii subsp. strangulata cultivar AL8/78 chromosome 5, Aet v6.0, whole genome shotgun sequence genome encodes:
- the LOC109746874 gene encoding sister chromatid cohesion 1 protein 3-like, whose translation MFYSHSVLARKSPLGTVWIAAHLERKAINRTQIDGVDVRSYAESIMDPEVPIALRLSAHLLLGLVRIYSWKVNHLFQDCNRMLSAIRTAAAFAPARPDIDLPPDADRAPFAAISLPATFSLDDWNLDDWNLDDAILLIESPDNHRRAADEITLPAEQYVMVTLDEDGPSPACRSLRFEPEPQEEGTFPPFPEDAVSVDLPPQDSFHTNGHQDSPEILRRAPDSVTRFTDGSGSDPMDEDPSPFIEKVTTPPAMHPSLSPVRGSSFPGTSIPDLPTGVSHDPIPMEEDEEPVGTGTLVPAAAFILEPSPPPVQGNKRRRTQNNAQVNPRIDEIVVLPNDDMRSQVDGDNLQRLVRRRKALPHTALDTWRFNRIRQKDSLLSEPLVQGMCTDLQKAYERNYPRVSDSHADADAAKIVDGDAPPRNADTHEPEPHVTPMSSQEPEPHVTPMSPVNGEATPFDTTPELPRFSLQMDLSPVREEDDSPFIKTPAGRNGTPGSGLGGTGATATAPPTHGSDATPGQNTRGSDPNGSQFPFGDDYLDEHLPEIPVLMNTPSVMSSSDTGATGQSSMSTRTRAAAKFYKGMMSSATSEDQQRGKFSLSIILDGRTRKQAASMFFETLALKSYDYIDVYQEEAYGDISVSVRPSLSSAKL comes from the coding sequence ATGTTCTACTCCCACTCCGTCCTGGCTCGGAAGAGCCCGCTGGGCACGGTGTGGATCGCCGCGCACCTGGAGCGCAAGGCCATCAACCGGACGCAGATCGACGGCGTCGACGTCCGCTCCTACGCCGAGTCCATAATGGACCCCGAGGTCCCCATCGCGCTCCGGCTgtcggcgcacctcctcctgggCCTCGTCCGCATCTACTCGTGGAAGGTGAACCACCTCTTCCAGGACTGCAACCGCATGCTGAGCGCCATCAGGACCGCCGCCGCCTTCGCCCCCGCGCGGCCGGATATCGACCTGCCGCCCGACGCCGACCGCGCGCCCTTCGCGGCCATCTCGCTACCGGCAACCTTCAGCCTGGACGACTGGAACCTGGACGACTGGAACCTGGACGACGCGATCCTTCTGATTGAGTCGCCGGATAACCACCGGAGAGCCGCCGATGAGATCACCTTGCCTGCAGAACAGTATGTGATGGTCACCCTTGATGAGGACGGGCCTTCTCCTGCCTGTCGGTCCTTGCGCTTTGAGCCTGAGCCACAAGAGGAGGGAACATTCCCTCCGTTTCCAGAGGATGCGGTTTCTGTAGATCTTCCGCCCCAGGACAGTTTTCATACCAATGGGCACCAAGATTCACCGGAAATATTGCGTCGAGCGCCCGATAGTGTGACAAGGTTTACTGATGGCTCTGGCAGTGACCCCATGGACGAAGATCCGTCGCCGTTCATAGAAAAGGTTACCACACCACCGGCAATGCACCCATCTTTATCCCCTGTTAGAGGATCGTCTTTCCCTGGGACATCCATTCCAGACCTACCAACAGGTGTCAGCCATGATCCTATTCctatggaagaagatgaagaaccagTCGGCACTGGAACCCTGGTACCAGCTGCAGCATTTATCCTTGAACCATCTCCACCTCCAGTTCAAGGTAACAAGAGAAGGAGAACGCAGAATAATGCACAAGTGAACCCGAGAATCGACGAAATAGTAGTGCTCCCCAACGACGATATGAGGTCGCAAGTCGATGGCGATAACTTGCAAAGGCTGGTCCGCAGGAGGAAGGCACTACCCCATACAGCACTGGATACGTGGAGATTCAACAGGATAAGGCAAAAGGACAGCTTACTCTCTGAACCTTTGGTACAAGGAATGTGTACCGACCTTCAGAAAGCTTACGAGAGGAACTACCCTCGTGTGAGTGACTCTCATGCTGATGCTGATGCTGCAAAGATTGTTGACGGGGATGCACCTCCAAGAAATGCAGATACACATGAGCCTGAGCCTCACGTGACCCCAATGTCTTCACAGGAGCCTGAACCTCACGTCACCCCAATGTCTCCTGTAAACGGAGAAGCAACGCCATTTGATACGACACCTGAGCTCCCTCGGTTCTCTCTGCAAATGGATCTATCTCCAGTAAGAGAAGAAGATGACAGTCCTTTCATCAAAACTCCTGCAGGTAGAAATGGAACCCCAGGGTCTGGACTCGGAGGAACTGGTGCTACTGCTACTGCACCGCCAACACATGGCAGCGATGCAACGCCTGGACAAAACACTCGTGGTTCTGATCCTAACGGGTCTCAGTTCCCTTTCGGCGACGACTACCTAGATGAACATCTGCCAGAGATTCCAGTGCTCATGAACACCCCTAGCGTGATGTCCAGCTCAGATACCGGCGCCACGGGACAGAGCAGCATGTCTACTAGGACAAGGGCTGCCGCCAAGTTCTACAAAGGCATGATGTCCTCAGCCACATCAGAGGATCAGCAGCGAGGGAAATTCAGTTTGAGCATAATCTTGGACGGGAGGACAAGGAAGCAAGCTGCAAGCATGTTCTTCGAAACGTTGGCCCTGAAGAGTTACGATTATATCGACGTGTATCAGGAAGAGGCGTATGGTGACATTTCAGTTTCTGTTAGACCCTCGCTCTCGAGCGCCAAACTTTGA